From the genome of Geminocystis herdmanii PCC 6308, one region includes:
- the mscL gene encoding large conductance mechanosensitive channel protein MscL yields MVANRSRTFFSDFRDFVMRGNVIDLAVAVILGGAFNGIVNSLVQDIITPAILSPAIKAAGVDTLSELTISGIKYGLFLSSVINFLVIAFCLFLVIRSFEAVKRKLIRQEEIAEAEAEAVAQEEVNPEIVAQENLTKAIETLTQVINQKNN; encoded by the coding sequence ATGGTAGCTAATAGAAGTAGAACATTTTTCTCTGATTTTCGTGACTTTGTCATGCGTGGTAATGTCATTGATTTAGCGGTAGCAGTGATACTAGGTGGAGCATTTAATGGTATTGTAAACTCTCTTGTGCAAGATATAATTACCCCAGCAATTTTATCCCCAGCCATTAAAGCCGCAGGAGTTGATACATTATCTGAGTTAACTATTTCTGGTATAAAATACGGTTTATTTTTATCCTCTGTTATCAATTTTCTCGTTATTGCCTTTTGTTTATTCTTAGTCATTCGTAGTTTTGAAGCGGTAAAAAGAAAACTGATTCGTCAGGAAGAAATCGCCGAAGCGGAGGCGGAAGCAGTTGCACAAGAAGAAGTTAATCCTGAAATTGTAGCACAAGAGAATTTGACTAAGGCGATCGAAACTCTCACTCAAGTTATTAATCAAAAAAACAATTAA
- a CDS encoding RNB domain-containing ribonuclease produces MNSQLPTVTLKLCPNSMIKPRKFTTQHIEQASAINLADYYGNRLPVFGITIDDASTVDRDDGIWLVELSNGNFELQVSITDVATIIPKNSPLDEEALLRVITLYHTSPPTPMLPSHISTNLGSLQPDERRLTLTIFFEISNNGEVNSLRIKETIFTNKKAFSYEEVEEILNNPQDSAEDKLLVKMQKVSQLIAKKRGGNSGILTEDGYLDEDGNLIQENVNTHQLIAELMILTNTSIANFLAENNTPALYRTQDVGTTDFETVRKTMGHCLVPAIYSPYAKPHVGLCLIAYTHFSSPLRRYVDLVNHRIIKAIFNKKSLPYTIEELENICNYINKYNQKLKISKSNYIKQKKYQEIEQKFNNLPHLDVNKISVDEFSDLLQYGVFNNAIEQILPYIESRLHTLQSKDFYYLWFVAKINLFFEHENINVASILLVKNQLDNSVIDYTSQYSNEDQNYYVYCYIDGLTTEKPSQDTKKNKAKQKAGLATIKGYVLGELISKPIEESTINEEKNTLPSDVSTVNEKEFSKMLDYCLKVIAEIGERIPNLLPKDLYKIWFHGKINQFFDRENLDGVTVLLIHSQLTSCNVEYRIDYSSDSKTYIACCYVDGLTHLQPQFDIKKNKAKQKAALAYIQCYVQNQLTEIPKLDIEEIVLEENVKNLNNEILLENITDNNLKEDQEKNRLNDNDFVSKLYNFCQLSNLEYPEYQFINIDGFFTCKIILNYQDKTIISHGYGRSKKDAKKRASNILMIQHKLDQIGNRQ; encoded by the coding sequence ATGAACTCTCAACTTCCAACGGTGACTCTTAAACTTTGCCCGAATTCTATGATTAAACCTCGCAAATTTACTACTCAACATATCGAACAAGCCTCCGCTATCAACTTAGCAGATTATTATGGTAATCGTTTACCTGTTTTTGGTATTACGATCGATGATGCTAGTACTGTCGATCGAGATGACGGTATTTGGTTGGTAGAATTGAGTAACGGTAACTTTGAATTGCAAGTTAGTATTACAGATGTTGCGACAATAATTCCTAAAAATTCTCCCCTTGATGAAGAAGCGTTATTAAGGGTGATTACTTTATATCACACTTCTCCGCCAACTCCTATGTTACCCAGTCATATTAGCACTAATTTAGGATCATTACAACCGGATGAAAGAAGATTGACTTTAACAATTTTTTTTGAAATTAGTAATAATGGAGAGGTTAATTCTTTACGGATAAAAGAAACAATTTTTACCAATAAAAAGGCTTTTAGTTACGAAGAAGTAGAAGAAATTTTAAATAATCCTCAAGATAGTGCTGAAGATAAATTATTAGTCAAAATGCAAAAAGTTTCTCAATTAATAGCAAAAAAAAGAGGAGGAAATTCTGGTATTTTAACCGAAGATGGTTACTTAGATGAAGATGGAAATTTAATTCAAGAAAATGTTAATACTCATCAACTTATTGCTGAATTAATGATTCTAACTAACACTTCGATCGCCAATTTTTTAGCAGAAAATAATACTCCAGCATTATACCGCACTCAAGACGTAGGCACAACAGATTTTGAAACCGTGAGAAAAACCATGGGACATTGTTTAGTACCTGCAATTTATTCTCCTTATGCTAAACCTCATGTCGGATTATGTTTAATAGCTTATACCCATTTTAGCAGTCCATTACGCCGTTATGTTGACTTAGTTAATCATCGTATTATTAAAGCTATTTTTAACAAAAAATCATTACCTTATACGATAGAAGAGTTAGAAAATATTTGTAATTATATTAACAAATATAACCAAAAATTAAAAATTTCTAAATCTAATTATATTAAACAAAAAAAATACCAAGAAATTGAACAAAAATTTAATAATTTGCCTCATCTTGATGTTAATAAAATTTCCGTTGATGAATTTTCGGATTTACTGCAATATGGAGTTTTTAATAATGCTATAGAACAAATTTTACCCTATATAGAATCTCGTCTTCATACTTTACAATCGAAGGATTTTTATTATCTCTGGTTTGTAGCAAAAATTAACCTATTTTTTGAACATGAAAATATCAATGTTGCCTCAATTTTGTTGGTGAAAAATCAACTGGATAATTCCGTTATTGATTATACATCTCAATATTCTAATGAAGATCAAAATTATTATGTGTATTGTTATATAGATGGCTTAACTACAGAAAAACCTAGTCAAGATACTAAGAAAAATAAAGCTAAACAAAAAGCTGGTTTAGCAACCATCAAAGGATATGTTTTAGGAGAATTAATTTCTAAGCCTATAGAAGAATCAACTATAAATGAGGAAAAAAATACTCTCCCTTCTGATGTTTCTACTGTCAATGAAAAAGAGTTTTCTAAAATGTTAGATTACTGTCTAAAAGTAATTGCCGAAATAGGTGAAAGAATCCCCAATTTATTGCCTAAAGATTTGTATAAAATTTGGTTTCACGGTAAAATTAATCAGTTTTTCGATCGAGAAAATTTAGATGGTGTTACAGTATTATTAATTCATTCTCAATTAACCTCTTGTAACGTAGAATATCGTATTGATTATTCCTCTGATAGTAAAACATATATAGCTTGTTGTTATGTAGATGGTTTAACTCATCTTCAACCCCAATTTGACATCAAAAAAAATAAAGCAAAACAAAAAGCCGCTTTAGCCTATATTCAATGTTATGTGCAGAATCAATTAACAGAGATACCAAAATTAGATATAGAAGAAATAGTATTGGAAGAAAATGTTAAGAATCTTAATAATGAAATTTTATTAGAAAATATAACAGATAATAATTTAAAAGAAGATCAAGAAAAAAATCGACTAAATGATAATGATTTTGTCTCAAAATTATATAACTTTTGTCAATTATCTAACCTTGAATATCCTGAATATCAATTCATAAATATTGATGGCTTTTTCACTTGCAAAATTATTCTCAATTATCAAGATAAAACTATTATCTCTCATGGTTATGGTAGAAGTAAAAAAGATGCCAAGAAAAGAGCATCTAATATCTTGATGATACAGCATAAGCTAGATCAAATAGGCAATAGACAATGA
- a CDS encoding diflavin flavoprotein, whose translation MSKVKDVQIGSIGLDTRVFRSRTWDRLKFEVEYGLSRGTTANSFIIEGDKIALIDPPGESFTDIFLSALDQRIPLNSLDYVILGHVNPNRSNTINKLLEKAPNVTFITSNTGAKSLQTIFENTYPDTVTKNSLNIIAVKNDYELDLGKNHILEFITTPNPRYPDQLLTFDRASQIFYTDKLFSAHVCGDQILDEGWKIYQEDRRYYFDCVIAPYATQVIKALEKISPKNPHIYATSHGPLVRYGLTELTGLYRQWLETQQNQTLNVALIYASAYGNTTVLANAIARGITKAGVRVESINAEFASSEEIKTAIQLCDGFIFGSPTLGGHAPTQIQSALGITLANADTNKLTGVFGSFGWSGEAIDLLESKFKDGGYRFGFETIRVKFKPTEAILKTCEEAGTDFAQALKKRKKALKPKESADNSLSARTEQALGRLVGSLCIVTTQTEELKGAMVASWVSQATFNPPGLTIAVAKERAIESLLPIGSKFVLNILEEGKHIELMKQFLKPFAPGEDRFANIEWESAENGCPILSSALAYVECEVNKRLECGDHWVLYSIAKNGKLLSDTGLTAVHYRKSGTHY comes from the coding sequence ATGAGTAAGGTTAAAGACGTTCAAATCGGTAGTATTGGTTTAGATACGAGGGTTTTTCGCTCTCGTACATGGGATCGATTAAAATTTGAGGTAGAATATGGTTTAAGTCGTGGTACTACGGCTAATTCTTTTATTATTGAAGGGGATAAAATTGCTTTAATTGATCCTCCGGGAGAGTCTTTTACAGATATTTTTCTGTCGGCTTTAGATCAAAGAATCCCTTTAAATTCTCTTGATTATGTCATTTTAGGTCATGTTAATCCCAATCGATCGAACACCATCAATAAATTATTAGAAAAAGCTCCCAACGTTACTTTTATTACTTCCAATACAGGAGCTAAATCTTTACAAACAATCTTTGAAAATACCTACCCAGACACAGTTACTAAAAATTCATTAAATATTATAGCCGTCAAAAATGACTATGAATTAGACTTAGGAAAAAATCATATTTTAGAATTTATTACTACTCCTAATCCTCGTTATCCTGATCAGCTTTTAACGTTCGATCGAGCCTCACAAATATTCTATACTGATAAGTTATTTTCGGCTCATGTTTGCGGAGATCAAATATTAGATGAAGGCTGGAAAATTTACCAAGAAGATAGAAGATATTATTTTGATTGTGTCATTGCACCCTATGCTACTCAAGTAATTAAGGCATTAGAAAAAATCTCCCCCAAAAATCCCCATATTTACGCCACTTCCCATGGTCCTTTGGTAAGATATGGTTTAACAGAATTAACAGGCTTGTATCGTCAATGGTTAGAAACTCAGCAAAATCAAACTCTAAACGTTGCCTTGATTTATGCTTCCGCCTACGGTAACACAACCGTTTTAGCCAACGCCATCGCCAGAGGTATCACCAAAGCGGGGGTAAGGGTAGAATCCATTAACGCTGAATTTGCCTCCAGTGAGGAAATAAAAACCGCCATTCAATTATGTGACGGCTTCATTTTCGGTTCTCCTACATTGGGAGGACACGCTCCCACTCAAATTCAAAGCGCTTTAGGTATCACTTTAGCCAACGCCGATACCAATAAATTAACAGGGGTTTTCGGTTCGTTTGGTTGGAGTGGAGAGGCGATCGATCTGTTAGAATCAAAATTCAAAGATGGTGGTTATCGTTTTGGATTTGAGACAATTCGAGTCAAATTCAAGCCAACAGAGGCTATACTTAAAACTTGTGAGGAAGCAGGTACAGATTTTGCCCAAGCCTTGAAAAAACGTAAAAAAGCCCTAAAACCGAAAGAATCCGCCGATAATTCCCTTAGTGCGCGCACCGAACAGGCTTTAGGTCGTCTCGTAGGTTCTCTATGTATTGTCACCACTCAAACAGAAGAATTAAAAGGGGCAATGGTGGCTTCTTGGGTATCTCAAGCAACCTTTAACCCTCCCGGTTTAACTATCGCAGTCGCCAAGGAAAGAGCGATCGAATCTTTGTTACCTATCGGTAGTAAGTTTGTCTTGAATATTTTAGAAGAAGGCAAACACATCGAATTAATGAAACAATTTTTAAAACCCTTTGCCCCCGGAGAAGATCGTTTTGCTAATATTGAATGGGAATCTGCTGAAAATGGATGCCCGATTTTATCTTCAGCCTTAGCCTATGTTGAATGTGAAGTCAACAAACGTCTCGAATGTGGTGATCATTGGGTGTTATATTCGATCGCTAAAAATGGTAAACTTTTATCCGATACTGGCTTAACTGCTGTACATTATCGCAAATCTGGCACACATTATTAA
- a CDS encoding Fe(3+) ABC transporter substrate-binding protein gives MNKVSRRVFLGASGAIGAVALAELTGVKSSFAQRGQQINLYSSRHYNTDQRLYTDFQKQTGIKVNLIEGKGDELLQRIRTEGRNSPADIFLTADVGNIWQAQQAGFFSPVNSSILNQRIPANLRDTAKNEWFGFSTRARVIMYRKGKVNPSQLSTYQDLANPKWRGKLIMRTSTNIYNQSLTAWLLGIEGPAKTESWAKGVVANFARQPQGGDRDQFEAVAAGVADLTVANTYYLAAYGDSTDPKKKEIFSKIGVFFPNQAQGQSGAFSNISGGGVLKNAPNRAGAIKFLEYLTSPAAQNYFAKGNSEYPVVQGAQLDPILKSFGSFRSSTSSLTGVGPNLANAVRILDRAGWK, from the coding sequence ATGAACAAAGTTAGTAGAAGAGTATTTTTAGGTGCTAGTGGTGCGATAGGTGCAGTAGCTTTAGCCGAATTAACGGGAGTAAAAAGTTCCTTTGCCCAAAGAGGACAACAAATCAACTTATATTCCTCTCGTCACTACAATACAGATCAAAGACTATATACAGATTTTCAAAAACAAACAGGAATTAAAGTTAACTTAATTGAAGGTAAAGGAGATGAATTATTGCAAAGAATTAGAACTGAAGGGCGTAATTCTCCTGCGGATATTTTCTTAACGGCAGATGTCGGTAATATTTGGCAAGCACAACAGGCAGGATTTTTCTCCCCTGTTAATTCTTCTATCTTAAATCAACGTATTCCTGCCAATTTAAGAGATACTGCCAAAAATGAATGGTTTGGTTTTAGTACCAGAGCAAGGGTAATTATGTATCGAAAAGGAAAAGTAAACCCTAGTCAGTTATCCACTTATCAAGACTTAGCGAACCCGAAATGGCGTGGTAAATTGATTATGCGTACTTCCACTAATATTTATAATCAATCCTTGACGGCATGGCTTTTAGGCATTGAAGGTCCCGCAAAAACTGAATCATGGGCTAAGGGTGTTGTGGCAAATTTTGCCCGTCAACCTCAAGGGGGCGATCGAGATCAGTTTGAAGCTGTAGCGGCAGGTGTTGCAGATTTAACCGTTGCGAATACTTATTATTTGGCCGCTTATGGTGATTCCACAGACCCCAAAAAGAAAGAAATTTTTAGTAAAATAGGCGTATTTTTCCCGAACCAAGCCCAAGGGCAAAGTGGTGCTTTTTCTAATATTAGTGGTGGAGGAGTGCTGAAAAATGCCCCTAATCGAGCTGGAGCGATCAAATTTTTAGAATATTTAACTAGCCCTGCCGCCCAAAATTATTTTGCTAAAGGTAACTCTGAATATCCTGTAGTTCAAGGAGCTCAACTCGATCCCATCTTAAAGAGTTTTGGTTCATTTCGATCGTCCACGAGTTCCTTAACGGGAGTTGGTCCTAATTTGGCTAATGCCGTAAGAATACTCGATCGAGCTGGATGGAAATAA
- the psb34 gene encoding photosystem II assembly protein Psb34: protein MPYTTEDGGRVNNFANEPKVYQADPPTKKEQKNYVILGILGVVLVVGVIAIAFFASNV from the coding sequence ATGCCCTATACAACTGAAGACGGTGGAAGAGTTAACAATTTTGCGAATGAACCTAAAGTTTATCAAGCTGATCCTCCTACTAAAAAAGAACAAAAAAACTATGTTATTTTGGGAATTTTAGGTGTTGTTCTTGTAGTTGGAGTAATTGCGATCGCATTTTTCGCATCCAATGTTTAA
- a CDS encoding dicarboxylate/amino acid:cation symporter, translated as MNEEISTNNKSPKSLLIPILIGIFFGILLGGFLPIFGKEIYFLGEIFINALLMLVMPLVITSMVNSITGLGDLRFLKTMGLKTLILYMITTGIAVILGLILVIIIQPGVADTETERLLLRGGQFLESAEYSITNNQVNVENDTFRKSFDDRYLVVLRDQNIIGRIDFAGAHNQRSILVEKWQDSDGKIVTPAQKGRGIKIDLTIAQKLSGKEETSIITTLKKVIMGLLPRNLFQAMANNDVLPLIVVSLIFGAILTTIDRGKIVIDLFEVLNIAVLKMVDLILLFSPVGIGALIAGRLGEAGGFSGFATEFLSLWKYTGTVMLGLFLHGFIILPLLFYFITKGKPPFIFLRRMLPALTTAFSTASSSATIPVSLECAIKNNKINPKIADFVIPLGATVNMDGTALYEAVAAVFIAQVYGMELSIGQLVVIFLTATLAAIGAAGIPEAGLVMMILVLKAVDIPIEGISLILAIDWFLDRCRTTVNVFGDSVVAAMVETLEE; from the coding sequence ATGAATGAAGAAATATCTACTAATAATAAATCCCCAAAATCCTTATTAATCCCCATTCTTATCGGTATTTTTTTCGGTATTTTACTAGGTGGTTTTTTGCCAATTTTCGGTAAAGAAATTTATTTTTTAGGAGAAATATTTATCAATGCTTTATTAATGTTAGTTATGCCTTTAGTGATAACCTCGATGGTTAACAGTATCACTGGTTTAGGTGATTTAAGATTCCTTAAAACCATGGGATTAAAAACTCTTATTTTATATATGATAACTACTGGAATAGCAGTTATTTTAGGTTTAATTTTAGTGATAATTATTCAACCCGGAGTTGCTGATACGGAAACAGAAAGGTTATTATTACGGGGAGGACAATTTCTGGAATCTGCTGAATATTCTATTACTAATAACCAAGTAAATGTCGAAAATGATACCTTTAGAAAATCCTTTGACGATCGATATTTAGTAGTATTAAGAGATCAAAACATTATTGGCAGAATTGATTTTGCAGGAGCGCATAATCAAAGGAGTATTTTAGTAGAAAAATGGCAAGATTCTGATGGTAAAATAGTTACTCCTGCCCAAAAAGGTAGAGGGATAAAAATTGACTTAACCATCGCTCAAAAGTTATCAGGAAAAGAAGAAACCTCTATTATCACCACTTTAAAAAAGGTAATTATGGGCTTATTACCAAGAAACTTATTTCAAGCAATGGCGAATAATGATGTCTTACCCTTAATTGTGGTTTCCTTAATTTTTGGAGCAATTTTAACGACGATCGATCGAGGTAAAATAGTCATTGATTTATTTGAGGTATTAAACATTGCCGTGTTAAAAATGGTGGACTTAATACTCTTATTTTCTCCTGTGGGTATTGGGGCGTTAATAGCAGGGCGTTTAGGGGAAGCTGGAGGGTTTAGTGGTTTTGCTACGGAGTTTTTATCCCTCTGGAAATACACAGGTACAGTGATGTTAGGTCTATTTTTGCACGGATTTATCATTCTACCTTTGTTATTTTACTTTATCACAAAAGGGAAACCCCCATTTATTTTTTTACGGCGAATGTTACCCGCTTTGACAACGGCTTTTTCCACCGCATCAAGTTCGGCAACTATTCCCGTTTCCCTTGAATGTGCCATCAAAAATAATAAAATTAATCCTAAAATTGCCGATTTTGTCATCCCGTTAGGGGCAACAGTTAACATGGATGGTACTGCCCTTTATGAAGCAGTGGCGGCGGTATTTATTGCCCAAGTGTATGGTATGGAGTTAAGTATAGGGCAACTGGTGGTTATCTTTTTAACCGCTACTTTAGCCGCTATTGGCGCAGCAGGTATTCCTGAAGCGGGTTTAGTGATGATGATTCTCGTTTTAAAAGCCGTGGATATTCCCATAGAAGGTATATCTCTTATCTTAGCTATTGATTGGTTTCTCGATCGATGTCGCACCACTGTTAATGTTTTTGGTGATAGTGTGGTAGCGGCTATGGTGGAAACCCTAGAGGAATAA
- the dnaB gene encoding replicative DNA helicase: protein MNDFTPDLATSSLPPQNIEAEEIILGSILFDPNVMGKIIDILPLEAFYVNAHRHIYEAARNLYFQGQPIDLMTVSTWLNDHNLLEKIGGTPKIIGLLDRTVSSANIERYVPLVTDKYVRRLLITTAKEISELGYDTTQDLDIILDEAEQKIFKLTQARIQQGLVPISETLIDTFTEIQNFQEKLALPGISTEFYDLDALTGGFQRSDLIIIAGRPAMGKTSFALNIAANIAKHHDLAVAIFSLEMSREQLAMRLLSGEGKLESSRLKSGRITEQEMEPLMTAMGTLSELPIYIDDSGYLTVMQMRSEVRRLQAEKKGKLGLVLIDYLQLMQGSSDNRVQELSRITRSLKSLAREINAPIIALSQLSRAVEQRTNKRPMLSDLRESGSIEQDADLVIMLYRDEYYHPDTVDQGVAEIIVAKHRNGPTGQVKLIFRSELTQFLNMKRHSNS, encoded by the coding sequence ATGAATGATTTTACCCCAGATTTAGCGACTTCTTCTCTCCCCCCTCAAAATATTGAAGCTGAAGAAATAATTTTAGGAAGTATTTTATTTGATCCTAATGTTATGGGTAAAATTATCGATATTCTACCCCTCGAAGCCTTTTATGTTAATGCTCATCGTCATATTTACGAAGCAGCTCGAAATTTATATTTTCAAGGGCAACCCATCGATCTAATGACGGTTAGTACATGGTTAAATGATCATAATTTGTTGGAAAAAATTGGGGGTACTCCTAAAATAATTGGACTGCTCGATCGAACTGTTTCTTCGGCAAATATTGAGCGTTATGTTCCTTTAGTTACGGATAAATATGTTAGAAGATTATTAATAACCACAGCGAAAGAAATTAGTGAATTAGGTTATGATACTACCCAAGATTTAGATATTATTTTAGATGAAGCTGAACAAAAAATATTTAAACTTACTCAAGCAAGAATACAACAAGGATTAGTACCTATTTCGGAGACTTTAATCGATACTTTTACGGAGATTCAAAACTTTCAAGAAAAACTTGCTTTACCCGGTATCAGTACAGAATTTTACGATTTAGATGCTTTAACAGGGGGATTTCAACGATCGGACTTAATCATTATTGCCGGGCGCCCCGCCATGGGCAAGACCTCTTTCGCCTTAAATATTGCGGCAAATATTGCAAAACATCATGATTTAGCAGTGGCTATTTTTAGCCTAGAAATGTCGAGGGAACAATTAGCTATGCGGTTACTTTCTGGAGAAGGTAAATTAGAAAGTAGTCGCTTAAAATCTGGTAGGATTACAGAGCAGGAAATGGAACCTTTAATGACTGCTATGGGTACGTTATCGGAATTGCCTATTTATATCGATGATAGTGGTTATTTAACGGTAATGCAAATGCGATCGGAAGTGCGCCGTTTACAAGCGGAAAAAAAGGGCAAATTAGGCTTAGTTTTAATCGATTATTTACAGTTAATGCAGGGAAGTAGTGATAATCGTGTACAAGAGTTATCCAGAATTACTCGATCGTTGAAAAGTTTGGCGAGGGAAATTAATGCGCCGATTATCGCTTTATCTCAGCTTAGTCGTGCGGTGGAGCAACGAACCAATAAACGTCCTATGTTGTCGGACTTGCGTGAGTCAGGTTCGATCGAGCAGGATGCGGATTTAGTGATCATGTTATACCGAGATGAATATTACCATCCTGACACCGTTGATCAAGGAGTGGCAGAAATTATTGTGGCGAAACATCGAAATGGACCTACAGGACAAGTTAAACTAATATTTCGATCGGAATTAACTCAGTTTTTAAACATGAAACGGCATTCTAACAGTTAA
- a CDS encoding NADP-dependent isocitrate dehydrogenase, with translation MFEKLTPPEVGSKIKFDNGLPIVPDNPIIPFIRGDGTGVDIWPASEKVIDAAVEKAYGGKRKISWFKIYAGDEACEKYGTYQYLPEDTLTAIKEYGIAIKGPLTTPVGGGIRSLNVALRQIFDLYSCVRPCRYYEGTPSPHKTPEKLDIIVYRENTEDIYLGIEWKEGSEIGQKLIKILNEDLIPATPEHKNKQIPLDSGIGIKPISKKGSQRLVKRAIQNALKLPKNKQMVTLVHKGNIMKYTEGAFRDWGYELATTEFRQECVTERESWILGNKEANSDISIEDNARQIEPGYDGLTPEKQAVICAEVKTVLEAIWDSHGNGQWKDKIMVNDRIADSIFQQIQTRPDEYSILATMNLNGDYLSDAAAAIVGGLGMGPGANIGDNCAIFEATHGTAPKHAGLDRINPGSVILSGVMMLEFMGWQEAADLIRSGISKAIASRQVTYDLARMMTPPVEPPLKCSEFAQAIIDNFE, from the coding sequence ATGTTTGAAAAATTGACACCGCCAGAAGTAGGTAGTAAAATAAAATTTGATAATGGTTTACCCATAGTACCTGATAATCCCATTATTCCCTTCATTCGTGGAGATGGTACAGGAGTGGATATTTGGCCGGCTTCTGAGAAAGTCATCGATGCGGCAGTAGAAAAAGCCTATGGTGGCAAACGCAAAATTAGCTGGTTTAAAATCTATGCAGGAGATGAGGCTTGTGAGAAATACGGCACTTATCAATATTTACCCGAAGACACCCTAACCGCTATCAAAGAATATGGTATCGCTATCAAAGGTCCTTTGACTACTCCTGTAGGTGGTGGTATTCGTTCCTTAAACGTTGCCTTACGACAAATTTTTGATCTCTATAGCTGTGTTCGTCCTTGTCGTTACTATGAAGGGACACCTTCTCCCCATAAAACTCCTGAAAAATTAGATATTATCGTCTATCGGGAAAATACAGAGGATATTTATTTAGGTATTGAATGGAAAGAAGGCTCAGAAATCGGACAAAAATTGATTAAAATTCTCAATGAAGACTTAATTCCTGCTACACCTGAACACAAAAATAAACAAATTCCCCTCGATTCAGGTATCGGCATTAAACCCATTAGTAAAAAAGGCTCACAACGCTTAGTGAAACGGGCGATTCAAAATGCCTTGAAGTTGCCCAAAAATAAGCAAATGGTGACTTTAGTTCACAAGGGCAATATCATGAAATATACAGAAGGGGCGTTTCGTGATTGGGGTTATGAGTTGGCAACGACAGAGTTTCGTCAAGAGTGCGTTACTGAGAGAGAATCTTGGATTTTAGGCAACAAAGAGGCAAATTCCGACATTTCCATAGAAGATAATGCTCGTCAAATTGAGCCGGGTTACGATGGTTTAACTCCTGAAAAACAAGCTGTTATCTGTGCAGAAGTCAAAACTGTGTTAGAAGCTATCTGGGATAGTCATGGTAATGGACAATGGAAAGATAAGATTATGGTAAACGATCGAATTGCTGATAGTATCTTCCAACAAATTCAAACTCGCCCTGATGAATACTCTATTTTAGCAACCATGAACCTCAACGGCGATTATTTATCCGATGCGGCTGCTGCTATTGTGGGCGGTTTGGGCATGGGTCCGGGTGCTAATATTGGAGATAACTGTGCTATCTTTGAGGCTACTCATGGAACTGCTCCGAAACACGCTGGACTCGATCGAATCAACCCCGGTTCTGTTATCCTATCAGGAGTGATGATGTTAGAGTTTATGGGATGGCAAGAAGCCGCCGACTTAATTCGTTCAGGTATTAGTAAGGCGATCGCATCCAGACAAGTTACCTACGATTTAGCAAGGATGATGACTCCTCCTGTTGAGCCTCCTTTGAAATGTTCAGAGTTTGCTCAAGCGATTATCGACAATTTTGAATAA
- a CDS encoding Uma2 family endonuclease has protein sequence MVLTAQQLADLMPDATQLESDEPEMESSEHYTQLLLLVSCLEWLWKDDNNFFIGANLTIYFSRQQLKNRDFRGPDFFLVKNTEKKPRKSWVVWEENGQYPDLIIELLSDSTANIDRTLKKQLYQDRFRTPEYFWFSPETIELEGYRLDDGKYQPIIPDENNFYWSESLGLFLGIHEEKLRYFSIERKLIPTPAESALQAQAEVLQVQAEALQAQTEASQAKQRVSELEAKLRELGVNLE, from the coding sequence ATGGTTTTAACAGCACAACAACTGGCAGATTTAATGCCCGATGCCACTCAATTAGAAAGCGATGAACCAGAAATGGAAAGTAGCGAACACTATACACAATTATTACTTTTAGTTAGTTGTCTTGAATGGTTATGGAAAGATGACAATAATTTTTTTATCGGTGCAAATTTAACCATTTATTTTAGCCGACAACAATTGAAAAATAGGGATTTTCGAGGGCCCGATTTCTTTTTAGTTAAAAATACTGAAAAAAAACCCCGTAAATCATGGGTGGTGTGGGAAGAAAATGGACAATATCCCGATTTAATTATTGAGTTATTATCGGATTCTACCGCTAATATCGATCGAACGCTGAAAAAACAATTATATCAAGATCGTTTTCGTACTCCTGAATATTTTTGGTTTTCACCAGAAACGATCGAATTAGAAGGTTATCGTTTAGATGACGGTAAATATCAACCGATAATTCCCGATGAAAATAATTTTTATTGGAGTGAAAGTCTAGGTTTATTTCTCGGTATCCATGAGGAGAAATTACGGTATTTTTCCATCGAAAGAAAGCTAATTCCTACTCCTGCCGAATCGGCTTTACAAGCCCAAGCAGAGGTATTGCAAGTCCAAGCGGAGGCTTTACAAGCTCAAACGGAGGCTTCCCAAGCAAAACAACGAGTTTCTGAATTAGAAGCCAAACTTCGAGAATTAGGTGTTAATCTTGAATAA